Proteins encoded by one window of Candidatus Binatus sp.:
- a CDS encoding DUF190 domain-containing protein produces MQIPRDAVLLRIFIGESERSGGKPLYEAIVLKARELQLGGATVLRGPMGFGKSSHLHSAKILRLSEDLPMVIEIVDSQAKIDAFMPVLDEMMGSGLITVEKVQVLQYGDTKSKS; encoded by the coding sequence ATGCAAATCCCACGCGATGCGGTGTTGCTTCGAATTTTTATCGGCGAGAGCGAACGCTCGGGCGGCAAGCCGCTGTACGAAGCGATCGTGCTCAAGGCGCGCGAACTTCAGCTCGGCGGCGCGACCGTGCTGCGCGGCCCGATGGGCTTTGGCAAATCCAGCCATCTGCATTCGGCGAAAATTCTGCGGCTGTCGGAAGACCTGCCGATGGTCATCGAGATCGTCGATAGCCAGGCGAAAATCGACGCGTTCATGCCGGTGCTCGACGAGATGATGGGCTCGGGACTGATCACAGTCGAGAAGGTGCAGGTACTACAATATGGCGACACGAAATCGAAAAGTTGA
- a CDS encoding aspartate aminotransferase family protein, with translation MNSIEEHYRAATEKSAQLTKRAERVMPGGDTRTTTYYRPYPLTLKRGEGPFVWDVDGNKYIDLIGNYTSLVHGNAYPPIVETVSKAVRDGSSWPARSEAQIELATLLCERVESVDRVRFCNSGTEAGMLAAHVARRLTGRKLILMARYGYHGSYDDLEVGLIGQDGERTMLADFGEATVFEALLSERGSEIAAVFLEPILGSAGVVEPPAEFLGRVAEAAHSAGAMFVLDEVITLRLAEGGGQQIFNVKPDLTMFGKIIGGGFPVGAIGGSEEVMSAFDPRNRGRIFHSGTFNGNPVTCAAGVVSVRELTQARIDKMAKQAERLAAELARAARQVGLLFSVRHYGSLMNVFLLNEPPPATIAREDARAIANFHLAALNQGLFFAPSGMIALSTVITDEVLSEICARAAKAMADVAQAGE, from the coding sequence ATGAACAGTATCGAAGAACACTATCGCGCGGCGACCGAAAAATCCGCGCAACTCACCAAGCGCGCCGAGCGCGTGATGCCCGGCGGGGACACCCGCACCACCACCTACTATCGGCCCTACCCGCTTACGCTCAAGCGCGGCGAAGGTCCTTTCGTTTGGGACGTTGACGGCAACAAGTACATCGACCTGATTGGCAACTACACCAGCCTGGTTCATGGCAACGCTTATCCGCCAATCGTCGAGACGGTGAGCAAGGCGGTTCGCGACGGCAGTTCGTGGCCGGCGCGATCGGAGGCGCAGATCGAGCTGGCGACTCTGCTGTGCGAGCGGGTCGAATCTGTGGATCGCGTGCGATTTTGCAATTCAGGGACGGAGGCCGGGATGCTCGCGGCACACGTCGCGCGGCGGCTTACCGGCCGCAAGCTCATCCTGATGGCGCGCTACGGCTATCATGGATCGTACGACGATTTGGAAGTCGGGCTGATCGGCCAGGACGGCGAGCGCACCATGCTCGCCGACTTCGGCGAGGCGACTGTGTTCGAGGCGCTGCTGTCTGAGCGCGGTTCGGAGATTGCAGCGGTGTTTCTCGAGCCGATCCTCGGCTCGGCGGGCGTGGTGGAGCCGCCGGCCGAATTTCTCGGGCGGGTTGCCGAAGCGGCGCATAGCGCGGGTGCGATGTTCGTCCTCGATGAGGTGATCACGCTGAGGCTGGCCGAGGGCGGCGGGCAGCAGATTTTCAACGTCAAGCCGGACCTGACGATGTTCGGAAAGATCATCGGCGGCGGATTCCCGGTCGGAGCGATCGGCGGCAGCGAGGAAGTGATGTCGGCGTTCGACCCGCGCAATCGCGGCAGGATTTTTCATTCAGGCACTTTCAACGGCAATCCGGTCACCTGCGCGGCCGGCGTGGTGTCGGTGCGCGAACTCACGCAGGCGCGAATCGACAAAATGGCCAAGCAGGCCGAGCGGCTGGCCGCCGAGCTGGCGCGCGCGGCGCGCCAAGTGGGGCTGCTGTTTTCCGTGCGGCACTATGGATCGCTGATGAACGTGTTCCTGCTCAACGAGCCGCCGCCCGCGACGATCGCACGCGAGGACGCCCGCGCGATCGCCAACTTCCATCTGGCGGCGCTCAATCAGGGTTTGTTTTTCGCGCCCAGCGGGATGATCGCGCTGTCAACCGTAATCACGGACGAAGTCCTGAGCGAGATTTGCGCGCGCGCGGCGAAGGCGATGGCCGACGTCGCGCAGGCCGGCGAGTAG